The Rhinoderma darwinii isolate aRhiDar2 chromosome 11, aRhiDar2.hap1, whole genome shotgun sequence genome window below encodes:
- the LOC142663436 gene encoding uncharacterized protein LOC142663436, with translation MDVDSIHMKERALKLALEIMYLLTGEVYVIIKMLGDRATPGSVPHVPEGWNLAQNTLMVPSSCSETHEKNSDEKILEITKKIIALLTGEVPMRCQDVTVHFSMEEWEYIEEHKDQYRDVMMEDHRNRTSLDGLSRRNTEPKTHPSLPHYYREAKKENHNGSQDQQVVLMDGVIKRIKIEDEDVYQISYPCKEEEVPTAICPEASNIRNTSEGCPVNTYLVCKTEVDADFIQRSPQSHHHQPSPESVFRDLMIYKDRSHMNERILELTMEVIDLLSKGDYVIIKSSGDHVIPSASIHGSAGRSSTQSSLMLPTPNSLSHERLNEQKILEVTNKLIELLTGEVPMRCQDVTVYFSVEEWEYFEQHKDLYMKRLKSPGYRTSQGFMIRDSATSQNPSQNTNYGQPNTIQGDTDFSDSEETVSDSEDYEDDDSQSETETEDEVPLSKINDPDLQVLLNRLRKMVKESEDYNPQCFQNDPEWGPGF, from the exons ATGGACGTGGACAGTATTCACATGAAGGAAAGGGCGTTAAAACTTGCCCTGGAGATCATGtatctgctgactggagag GTTTACGTTATTATTAAAATGCTTGGAGACCGTGCCACACCGGGCAGTGTTCCCCATGTGCCAGAAGGATGGAATTTGGCTCAGAACACACTCATGGTGCCTTCATCTTGTTCAGAGACGCATGAGAAGAACAGTGATGAGAAGATTCTAGAAATCACCAAAAAGATCATAGCGCTGCTGACGGGAGAG GTTCCCATGagatgtcaggatgtcactgtccatttctccatggaggagtgggagtatatagaagaacacaaggatcagtacagggacgtcatgatggaggaccaccggaaccgcacATCACTGG ATGGTTTGAGCAGGAGAAACACAGAACCAAAAACCCATCCCAGTCTTCCTCATTATTATCGGGAGgctaaaaaagaaaatcacaatgGCTCACAGGATCAGCAAGTTGTCTTAATG GATGGAGTCATCAAACGTATTAAAATTGAGGATGAAGACGTGTATCAGATCAGTTATCCATGTAAAGAGGAGGAAGTTCCTACAGCTATCTGCCCAG AAGCATCGAACATCAGAAATACATCTGAGGGATGTCCCGTAAATACATATTTAGTGTGCAAGACTGAGGTGGATGCAGACTTTATCCAG AGGTCTCCTCAAAGTCATCACCACCAACCCAGCCCGGAGTCCGTCTTCAGAGACCTGATGATTTACAAGGATCGGAGTCACATGAACGAGAGGATCCTGGAGCTCACCATGGAGGTCATCGACTTGCTTTCTAAAGGG GATTACGTCATCATAAAGTCATCTGGTGATCACGTGATACCCAGCGCCTCCATTCATGGGTCAGCAGGCCGGAGCAGTACCCAGAGCTCCCTCATGCTGCCGACCCCTAACTCCTTGTCCCATGAACGACTCAATGAGCAGAAGATCCTAGAAGTCACCAACAAGCTCATCGAGCTGCTGACGGGAGAG gttcctatgaggtgtcaggatgtcaccgtctatttctctgtggaggagtgggagtatttcGAACAACACAAGGACCTCTACATGAAGCGCCTAAAATCACCAG GTTATCGGACCAGTCAAGGTTTCATGATAAGAGACAGTGCAACGAGCCAAAAC CCATCTCAGAATACGAACTATGGACAACCGAATACGATTCAGGGAGATACTGACTTTTCTGACTCTGAAGAG acggtgtctgacagtgaAGACTATGAAGATGATGACAGCCAGTCGGAAACTGAAACGGAGGATGAAGTTCCCTTGTCAAAAATTAACGATCCG GACCTTCAAGTTCTCTTGAATAGGTTACGGAAAATGGTTAAGGAGTCTGAAGATTACAACCCACAGTGCTTCCAAAATGATCCAGAGTGGGGACCAG gaTTTTGA